From the Theobroma cacao cultivar B97-61/B2 chromosome 2, Criollo_cocoa_genome_V2, whole genome shotgun sequence genome, one window contains:
- the LOC18607335 gene encoding uncharacterized protein At1g10890 translates to MPRDLSRSRSRSPFYRRRHSPSPVGHRYGRRSRRDRSRSPYSSYSYSRRKSRSISPRRRKSRSPIARHHKSRSPTPKRFKRQRSRSSSLSPTHKSSSPSLGLIERKNASEKLKKQEEEKKRRQQEAELKLIEEETAKRVEEAIQKKVEESLNSEELKQEIRRRLEEGRRRLNDEVAAQLEKEKEGALLEARRKEEQARKEKEELEKMLEENRKRVEEAQRREAVEQQQREEERYRELEELQRQKEVAMKRKKQQEEEERLNQMKLLGKNKLRPKLSFALGSK, encoded by the exons ATGCCTCGAGACTTGTCAAGATCCCGATCTCGCTCGCCCTTCTATAGACGTAGACATTCGCCATCTCCTGTAGGGCATAGGTATGGAAGGAGGAGCAGAAGGGACAGAAGCCGGTCGCCATATTCATCTTATTCGTATAGCAG AAGGAAGAGTCGTTCTATTAGTCCACGACGCCGCAAAAGTCGTTCTCCAATTGCAAGACATCATAAAAGTCGTTCTCCAACTCCAAAGCGTTTTAAGAGGCAAAGAAGTAGGAGTTCTTCATTGTCTCCTACTCATAAATCATCTAGCCCAAGTCTTGGGTTGATAGAGCGCAAAAATGCTAGtgagaaattgaaaaaacaagaggaagagaagaaaag GCGTCAACAGGAAGCCGAATTGAAATTGATAGAAGAAGAGACCGCAAAGAGAGTGGAAGAAGCAATTCAGAAAAAAGTGGAAGAGAGCTTGAATTCTGAGGAACTCAAGCAGGAAATTCGGAGGCGATTAGAGGAGGGAAGGAGAAGACTTAATGATGAAGTTGCAGCTcaacttgaaaaagaaaaggaaggtgCTCTTCTTGAGGCTAGGCGAAAAGAG GAGCAAGCtcgaaaagagaaagaagagctGGAAAAGATGCTTGAAGAGAACCGAAAGAGGGTGGAAGAAGCTCAGAGAAGGGAAGCAGTGGAACAGCAGCAGAGAGAGGAGGAACGTTATCGGGAATTAGAGGAGCTTCAAAGACAAAAGGAAGTGGCCATGAAGAGGAAGAAGCAGCAGGAGGAGGAAGAACGTTTAAATCAGATGAAATTATTAGGAAAGAACAAATTAAGACCGAAGTTGTCCTTTGCACTTGGCTCAAAATGA
- the LOC18607336 gene encoding uncharacterized protein LOC18607336: MEALLSQFTFLSDQALQDKNFDPSTIEDLMKLFEIESYKAWAAMELEQEEEVKEAETTMQQAEDYLDSVMESAMDEFRRFEEEMERRSKAELNGLEETAERARKMGNLMEKGATIASKKYIEAAVNSATASMKSAWKGLSSNKVHPS, encoded by the coding sequence ATGGAAGCCCTCCTCTCCCAATTCACCTTCCTTTCAGATCAAGCTTTACAAGACAAGAACTTTGATCCATCGACCATCGAAGACCTGATGAAGCTCTTTGAGATCGAATCTTACAAGGCATGGGCGGCTATGGAACttgaacaagaagaagaagtgaaAGAAGCTGAAACAACCATGCAGCAAGCTGAGGATTATCTTGACTCTGTCATGGAAAGTGCAATGGATGAGTTCAGGCGCTTTGAGGAGGAAATGGAACGCAGGTCAAAGGCTGAACTGAACGGCCTGGAAGAGACTGCTGAGAGAGCTAGAAAAATGGGAAACTTGATGGAAAAAGGTGCAACTATTGCCTCCAAAAAGTATATTGAGGCGGCAGTGAATTCTGCTACTGCTTCCATGAAATCAGCTTGGAAGGGGCTTTCCTCTAACAAGGTTCATCCTTCATGA
- the LOC18607337 gene encoding transmembrane emp24 domain-containing protein p24delta3 yields MKGDSNVRGAVMFPSLVIVVLLLLAFLSNAPVGDAIWLNLPTSGTKCVSEEIQSNVVVLADYVVVSEDHGHTPTISVKVTSPYGNNLHHKENVTHGQFAFTTQEAGNYLACFWLDGHAHGGGDVSVNIDWKTGIAAKDWESVARKEKIEGVELELRKLEGAVEAIHENLLYLKSREAEMRTVSETTNGRVAWFSIMSLGICITASGLQVWYLKRFFQKKKLI; encoded by the exons atgaaggGGGACTCTAACGTGCGAGGGGCGGTGATGTTTCCATCTTTGGTAATCGTGGTATTGTTGCTGTTGGCTTTTTTGAGTAATGCTCCGGTGGGTGACGCCATATGGTTGAATCTTCCCACTTCCGGCACCAAGTGCGTCTCAGAGGAAATCCAGAGCAACGTCGTCGTTTTGGCTGACTATGTTGTGGTTTCTGAGGATCACGGTCACACCCCTACCATTTCCGTCAAG GTGACATCTCCCTATGGGAATAATCTTCATCACAAGGAGAATGTGACGCATGGTCAATTTGCATTCACAACTCAGGAGGCTGGTAATTACCTGGCATGTTTCTGGTTGGATGGCCATGCTCATGGAGGTGGAGATGTTAGTGTCAACATTGACTGGAAAACCGGGATTGCAGCTAAAGATTGGGAATCAGTTgccagaaaagaaaaaattgag ggtgtTGAGCTCGAGCTGAGGAAACTTGAAGGAGCAGTGGAGGCCATTCATGAGAACTTGCTCTATCTGAAAAGCAG AGAAGCAGAAATGAGGACTGTGAGCGAGACCACAAATGGCAGAGTTGCGTGGTTTAGTATTATGTCTTTGGGTATCTGCATCACTGCTTCGGGTCTGCAAGTATGGTACTTGAAGCGATTCTTCCAAAAGAAGAAGCTTATCTAA
- the LOC18607339 gene encoding phospholipase D delta isoform X2, with amino-acid sequence MDAVELNHPLGFSKIMECEGFGRQAKVTDNMKNRLKETIENDLSGNSSLLEALAQKFCRFMIYVHTKRVIVDDKYVIMGSANIN; translated from the exons ATGGATGCAGTGGAGTTGAATCATCCACTGGGCTTTTCGAAGATTATGGAATGCGAAGGGTTTGGAAGACAGGCTAAGGTTACAG ATAATATGAAGAATCGATTGAAAGAAAcaattgaaaatgatttgagtGGTAATTCTTCTTTGCTTGAG GCATTGGCTCAAAAGTTTTGCAGATTCATGATTTATGTCCATACCAAAAGGGTCATAGTTGATGATAAGTATGTTATCATGGGATCAGCAAACATTAACTAA
- the LOC18607339 gene encoding proline--tRNA ligase, cytoplasmic isoform X1, translating into MDAVELNHPLGFSKIMECEGFGRQAKVTGGKKKEVKETGLGLSLPKDENFRERYSEVAVNGEMIEYNDISSCYILGPWAISIGRLSHIIFILIAI; encoded by the exons ATGGATGCAGTGGAGTTGAATCATCCACTGGGCTTTTCGAAGATTATGGAATGCGAAGGGTTTGGAAGACAGGCTAAGGTTACAG gaggaaaaaagaaggaagTGAAGGAGACTGGTTTGGGTCTCTCTTTGCCTAAGGATGAGAATTTCAGGGAACGGTACTCTGAG GTTGCTGTCAACGGTGAAATGATTGAGTACAATGACATTTCTAGCTGTTATATTCTGGGGCCATGGGCAATTTCAATTGGGAGATTAAgtcatataatatttatactCATTGCAATTTAA
- the LOC18607339 gene encoding proline--tRNA ligase, cytoplasmic isoform X3, protein MIWLDRRKKKSACGGKKKEVKETGLGLSLPKDENFRERYSEVAVNGEMIEYNDISSCYILGPWAISIGRLSHIIFILIAI, encoded by the exons ATGATATGGCTAGataggagaaaaaaaaagtctgCTTGtg gaggaaaaaagaaggaagTGAAGGAGACTGGTTTGGGTCTCTCTTTGCCTAAGGATGAGAATTTCAGGGAACGGTACTCTGAG GTTGCTGTCAACGGTGAAATGATTGAGTACAATGACATTTCTAGCTGTTATATTCTGGGGCCATGGGCAATTTCAATTGGGAGATTAAgtcatataatatttatactCATTGCAATTTAA
- the LOC18607340 gene encoding F-box protein At1g10780 has product MRMDSLPDAIVQYILSHLNNARDVAACNCVSKRWKESLPYLRSLYFPRNSFDSHCGSDNPDSIVWKMLSTIVCLEELVVYSPFTSAGLALWLLLVHSSLKHLELRMDNITEYQACLDSPSKLDCISAAKNLESLKLWGVLMVNPPKWDVFKNLQSLEIVGARLEDPAFSAALRACPNLTNLVLLGCEGVRSVSIELPYLEHCKLDFYGLGNCSLSLTCPKIEHLEVQGCSWIRVRETTCLRNLSIANNAGRVYMVDFGKLSALEFLSMRGVQWCWDAISKMLEWSSEVKHLYMKVEFTGDLETLLPFPEVDFVEFFNSHPKLQKFDIHGAMFAALCQKNSLKNVEPGFVIPCLEEVVVQVRSPLNAEQKMSTLESLLKYGKNLKTMVIRILQMKSSHSSTDDFFDEICRLRFMNRKIVRIE; this is encoded by the exons AGAATGGACTCTCTTCCTGATGCCATTGTTCAGTACATTTTGTCACACTTGAACAATGCTCGGGATGTTGCAGCTTGCAATTGTGTATCCAAGAGATGGAAGGAGTCATTGCCTTACCTTAGAAGTCTCTATTTTCCTCGCAACTCCTTTGATAGCCACTGTGGCAGTGATAACCCAGACTCCATTGTCTGGAAAATGCTTTCGACGATTGTATGTTTAGAGGAGCTTGTTGTTTACAGTCCTTTCACCAGTGCAGGCCTTGCCTTGTGGCTATTGCTGGTGCATTCATCACTCAAGCATCTTGAGCTGAGAATGGATAATATTACTGAATATCAGGCATGTCTTGATAGCCCTTCCAAATTGGACTGCATTAGTGCAGCAAAGAATTTGGAGTCCTTGAAGCTCTGGGGTGTGCTGATGGTTAATCCACCCAAGTGGGATGTTTTCAAAAACCTTCAAAGCCTCGAAATTGTTGGAGCAAGATTGGAGGATCCTGCATTTTCTGCTGCACTTAGGGCATGCCCTAATTTGACTAACTTAGTTCTGCTTGGTTGTGAAGGGGTTAGATCAGTTTCAATTGAGTTGCCATATTTAGAGCACTGTAAGCTGGACTTTTATGGCTTGGGGAACTGTTCCCTTTCCCTTACTTGTCCAAAAATTGAACACCTCGAGGTGCAAGGTTGTAGTTGGATTAGAGTTCGTGAGACCACATGCTTGAGGAACCTTTCAATCGCAAACAATGCTG GAAGAGTTTACATGGTAGACTTTGGGAAGCTTTCAGCCCTTGAATTCTTGTCCATGAGGGGGGTCCAATGGTGTTGGGATGCAATAAGCAAAATGCTAGAATGGTCTAGTGAGGTGAAGCATCTCTACATGAAGGTTGAATTCACTGGAGATTTGGAGACCCTTTTACCCTTTCCAGAGGTTgactttgttgaattttttaatagcCATCCCAAGCTGCAAAAGTTTGATATCCATGGAGCCATGTTTGCTGCACTTTGCCAGAAAAAcagcctgaaaaat GTAGAACCAGGCTTTGTAATTCCATGCCTAGAGGAAGTTGTGGTCCAAGTAAGATCACCATTAAACGCTGAACAGAAAATGAGCACCCTGGAGTCCCTTCTGAAGTATGGGAAAAATCTGAAGACAATGGTAATAAGGATTCTTCAAATGAAGAGCAGCCATAGTAGCACAGATGACTTCTTTGATGAGATATGCAGGCTTAGGTTTATGAACCGCAAAATAGTCCGAATCGAATAA